Proteins encoded within one genomic window of Eurosta solidaginis isolate ZX-2024a chromosome 1, ASM4086904v1, whole genome shotgun sequence:
- the LOC137236859 gene encoding protein transport protein Sec24C-like: MPNPISVIIENQNSAGGAFITNEQGLLPPFVTTKYVVEDQGNSSPRYVRSSLYCIPATADLLNTTALSITLTVSPMARTVEGEYEPPIVNFGELGAIRCNRCKALVDAGRRFQCLMCKVTRDVPTAYFQHLGHTGQRVNKYEYLELVLVT; this comes from the exons atgccaaatccgataagcgttatcattgaaaatcaaaatagcgctggtggtgcttttattactaatgaacagggtttattaccaccatttgtgaccacaaaatatgtggtagaagatcagggtaactcctcgccacgttacgttag gtcgtctttgtattgcatacctgcaacagctgatttattaaatacaacagctttgtccattacacttaccgtctcaccaatggcacgcacggttgagggtgaatatgagccacccattgtaaattttggtgaattgggtgcaattagatgcaatcgttgcaaggctcttgtagatgctggtcgtcgtttccaatgtctaatgtgtaaagtaacaagagatg tgccaactgcatatttccaacatttgggccataccggacagcgtgtcaataaatatgaatatctTGAACTTGTATTGgttacatga